Below is a window of Rhipicephalus sanguineus isolate Rsan-2018 chromosome 9, BIME_Rsan_1.4, whole genome shotgun sequence DNA.
GACACAGTGGTATAGCTATTcggtagaaaaaaagaaaacgaaatggcGCTATGATTCTCGAGCCAATCAAAAATTCCCTTATGGCATTGCGAGCATTCCTATCACTATGCTTAAGAGTGAAGGCCCCCTGAACGTTTGAACCTAATCTAAAAATGCAGAGTGCAGTTTCTAAAATTATTTTTCACAAATTAGAAGTTGTTCTGTTGTCTCCTGACCTTCACCAAAGGAACAATTTGGTGAAAATGCCAcgagaccagctctgtgtaaataaaaagttAAGTTACAGAACTCAACACTGTAGTTTAGTGATTGCAATTTCCAGGTATTCGTGTTTGAGATATTTACCATTCCAGCTGGGCTTCTCTGAAAGTCTTTGTTTTTCAGGGATCGGCAACGGAATACAGGTCGCATCACCTGTCGAGTCTGTTTGGAAGATTTTCAGACGGCTATAAACTGTATCCTTATCTTGTTTCCAGCTGTTTCTTCTCATTAACAATGACGCTTTTTAAGTGTTTTGACTGTGCTGTTAACTGTCAGCTTGCTTGCCACCAAAAATTTTCTTATAAAAGTTTGAAAAAGTTACTACTACCCAAAATGTTGGCCGTTGCTCTATTACCTTTTTATTAACAAGCGGGGAAGAAATTGAATTTTAATTATGCTAAACACTGAACCTGCATGCTTGACTTATACTCCGCCAGAATGGCTGGAATGCAAGAACACACATTGAAATCTCTGGCATCTCATTGCTGGGCTCACAGCGTAACAACTTGAAAACATACATTTGTCAGTGTAATGAACATAATGAATCCATGACATCGATAAAAGTACATGTTCTGAATCTCCGTAGTGTTTAAGGTTTGCAGAATTCAATGACATATGTGCACAAGTGCTAGCTGTTGCCAGAATTGGCGTTACACAGTGGCTGTCATTGGTAGTGACACACTGAGACAGTTTGTGCTGTCTTTTTCCCTCTCTGTATCGACTGACTTATCCTGTTTCTCGGTTTAGGATAGCATACTGGATTGCTTCTTTCTGGTTAATTAACGTTCCCACTATTACCCACTCCTCTAATgttatagactattttacagaTGGGCTTTGGTGCTGCCACATTGGACTGTAACCTTGTCATTTCGTATCTTTAACAACTAGACGAACAGTGCTATGGTGGACTatatgaaaacggttgggttggtgcgttCGACAATTCACTTCGTGACATTAAAAAATatgaaaacattcgtttaacagctcaAGGTGGCAGCGCCCATATGTCTTATGTGAAATCGTCTGTGCTCACGCAAACTAGTGCCATTGGCCTTGACTGTGTCCCCACACCAACAGATCTCTCCGAAGCTATCGACGTCTACAGTGACTGGATCGATGCATGCGAGAGCGCAAACCAGTGAGGCGTGGGCAAGAAAGACCCGCCTCTCCTTCATGTACATATTGTCCATAGGAATCGCCGGCGGAAAGGAGTGTCATCGGAGCGCGTTCATCCGACTGCGTGTGTGTGCAAGAGCCTTCCATCTCTCTGTGTCGTGTCGTCGTCCCACCGGGCAGTGTGCGGACCACAAGCAACCATCACCTACCCCCCTTCGCCCTCTGTGTTGTGCGCATCTGCAATGCAAAGTTCAGAAGCGCACACCGCGCTACTTCTCGTCGTCTGTTGGTGTGCTGCGGTCTCTGTTGTAATGTTTCATGGTTGGGGAAAGTAATTAAAtctgttttatgttgggatggcGCTGCTGTTGCCGGCGTGTTTAATTTATGTGAGACTGCAACTTGTCGGTCTGCATGACCGGGCGTGGCCGGTCATGCAGTAAGTTCTCAAATTCgaacaaacattacatttttgGCTGGCCCGCTATGTTTTCACTGTATTTTAAAGCCACTTAATCCGAACTGCCACATTGCACAAATTTAGacaattcaaactttttgcttgtccgtgcctggaaatatctgctgcctttgttgcttctaggtgAACATTTGCATTTTTGTGTCACCAGCAGTCACAAATACACCCGATTGCCTGCCAACAAAATGGCTAAGCTGCGTGTATGCACAATCTTaggaagaaagtaagaaaaaacTGAAGTGGCCTGGCCTTGATCTATCGTGTAATTAATGTCACGTTTGCCGTAATACACTGATGTCATGCAGGAAAACGTCCTAAGAATGGGAAGGGGCTACAagctgtagggggggggggagaggggcacAACGCATTTTGTCCCTTATTTACACTCGAGTGCACGTGTTCTATAGTAACAAGATAGTAGTATGATCACTTATGTCTAAATACTTCACTGGCAATCGTGCTGAGCTGTCTgtgatgttgctgcggcactgggaaacaataaacatcgcaaCACTAGTTGGTATTTTGCCCAGAGTCATTTATGAGaatttctgataattcaaactaaGTCCTGAGGTCCcctcgagtttgaattatcgagtcTGCTGCAAATCTCTACTACGGACTGAAATGGCCATTGCTTGTAGCGGGCAGTCGTCCGTGGCCGAGGGCTGCGAGTTGGGTTCAATGGATAATatcgaccacctgaggttgttTTAACGTGCAACAACgttgcacagtacatgggcctctgctattttgcctccatcgaaatgcaaccgacATAGTCGGAATTGAACTTGCGCCTTTGAGGTGTTTATGACAGCGCACGGCTTAAAATTTAgcctttaacagcaaagctgtgcaacgCTAGGCACAACCAAAATTTGCCACTTTTATGTATGCAGAAACTCCTAGCTCGCatgtgccacagcaattgggcAAGTGCCACTACTCGCCATCTATCCTCTAAAAATGAAGTGTAAAAACCTAACATATCCATTCATAATTGTTCTGGTCAGATTAATGCAGCAGTCTGCTCTGCCCGCAATACGCAatattggccaatcccccagagtgggtatgtgccatagtgttggggattcaatcaatcaatgcgGAGCAAGTGCAAAAGTGCAAAAATAATGAAATCGCCGCACAAGCACTCCGTTGATTAACCAGCGAATCTGAAACGTGCAGCCCCGGTGTGTCACCGGGTAACAACAGTGAAAGCTAGTACGAACTGTTGCGATTATCGAATTGCTAAACACAATGAACTGCTTATTGCGCTCCTCCACGATGGTGATTGTGCGAAGCATGTGAAATAAACACCGTAGCAAACCCAAGCCAAATGTGTGTGCAACCTCGTTGGGAAATGCAAAGACTTTATTGAACTGTTGGGACTAAGCCAGTGATAAACACTGGGTTGCTAGTTTCAGCTTCACTGGTTAACCATCAGTACGGATAGGTTGGGTGGTGATTTTTCTTTCATATTCTCTAAAGTTGACGACATGAGAGAGCTGCAATATTAGAATGCATGTTTCGTTAAGATTTTTGAACTTTAaacttccaatttttttttaagcttACCAATCTAAGAAATGTGCTTCATACAGTTGGTAAAATTTAGCTTTCTCTCCTGTAACTAATTCAATCCTGCAAGAAACCTTAATTGTTTCTGTAACATGAAATCGGAGTCATCTCTACAAATCACTCGTAGTTCCAACCATTGGATTCGCGATGTTGCCGCACGAAGGAAACTAATATTTGCGCGCTCGTCAATGGACAACTCCAGGCACGTCGATACACAAACCAACTTACAGTAGCACCGATGCCAAGGAAATTGCGAAAGTCTGCGACTAGGATTGGCTACATACATTTGTTTTCACAGATTCTTACAAAGTAACTAAATGACTAAGTGTGGTTTAACTCCCAGTGAAGATCTCAATGTAGATCACTGTAGATTAATCCTTGCTACTAAAGGTGGATTGCCCGTGCtaaattagattttaaaaacGGCAAGCCAAATGGAGAATGAAAAGCCTTCCTTTTCGATCTTATTCAATGGCACCCAATATGCTGTACGCTTTCTGGTTAGTCAATAAAGCGCATCACAAACCGTGCCGTCGTCACTAGCCATATCAGTACCTGTTGTGTAAAACCCACATCCGGGTACTGCTGCTTTCAACAGCAAAATGAAGAAATCTTCTCAAACATAAAGAATTCAGAGTCCTCTGTAATGGTCAGGATGGAACGTATAATGGGTAAACAGCTCATAGTCTTGGAGGAAATCTCATGTCTGTAGTCAgatgcaacttaagaagtccggagaagcCCCTCCCACGTAACCGAAGTGTGGCAGCCAATCACCTCTGtgactgaagaaatagtcccgctcatgcacacaGCAATGTTCTCCAAAGGCAGGGGAAcctgccgtccggctcatgatgGTCTAGAGCGCACGTCCGTTGGTGCAGGCTTCTATGCATCCGCCTTcaaggaggaaatgccgcagacttctattCCGACTATAGAAGCATCAAACCATTGCACCTTTTTTCTAAGGCAGCCAACACGACAAGCTTGCTTTGGCAGAACATGGAAACAAGTTTAGTTTATTCATCACATGTACACAACTTTGCACACTTGAGAAACAACTGTtgctcttctcttttttttttcacttgcaaaCAGTTGCAGAAGTGCTCGCACATCACATTTCAGTCGACACCGCTTGAAACTGATTCGCAAATATTTTAGTCGGTGACGGTTCGCCGTTTAGATTTTATCCTGTACTATTATctggcaaaaaaaataaataaaagttcaTTGCAAATGGTAGGTGTTTGAAGAAAAGCAATATTAGGCACTTTCAATTTTTTTCACACAACTAAACCTATTAAAAGTAGTGATCATGTGCCATGTGATAAGTGACAGGCATCAAGAACTGCCTAGACTCCCCACCCCCTTCTTTTTAAGTGACAGGCATCAAGAACTGCCTAGACCCCctcttccccctttttttttaagtgatgGGCATCAAGAACTGTCTAGACACCCCCTCTCCTTTCTTACTGCTATAAGGGAATTTCCACAAAGCTTAAAGCAATTAAGCCTTCATCTACATTTCCTTTCAAGGATTTTGCCAACcattcatggcaaaaaaaaaaaacagcatacttCTGTGGAGGCACACATAATGTGCGACATTGCGTCGTTCTgttaaaacatgaaaaaaaacaaaaaaaacagtagAAATTGAGTGGTGTCAATGATCACTGTCAATGCAAACAGCATAATGGTTACTCGATGACAAAGTTTACATATGCATGTGCTTGCATGCGAGACAATCTTAAAGGTATTCCGTCATGCCCAATCAGGCATGCCCCTATGGCGTAACGGTTAAAGTATCAGGCTTCAGCACAAGAGGTCCAGCGTTCAAATCCCACCATCTAAACGTCTCAATTTTATATGTTTACTGAGTGTACATATGCAATGCCCCAACATCACTTGCATGTGTGAGTGTTACACCAGAAGGCCACCCATCCACGATATATTTGCCTttaaagggcaaaaaaaaataaaaaggaatctCAATAGGGTTTAACCTCAGTTCGGTGCAGAATCACTGCACTCAGTTGGTGCCTCAGAAATGCAATCTATGTGGTCACAATTTTTATGTGCCCACAATGCCACAGCTGATGCCATTAAACCTAATGCACACGTAGAAAGGAGCATGCGTTTTTTAAAGAGACATTAAAGAAAGAAGTCTCATAATTTGGGTTGCATCAGTGAATCGCTCTTCCACAATGCTCGTCAAAATGAGGAAAGACTTCGCAAAGCAAGAAAAGATGGCTGATGTCGCTGCCTTGAAGTCCCGCACCAGCCTAGTGCGACATCTTTGATTTTTGATGGCACATTGTAAGGACTAGCTGGCCTTTTATCAGTAAAGACTACATTGCGTAATAAGGAAGACAAAAATTGAACTTGACAAGTTCAAAATTTTCCACTGGGCTGCAATGGCCCATTGCCCAAATACAACAAAAACGGTGAACTACATGGCAACATTCGAAAATGAGCACCAAAGTATAGGCACAATGTTTTCAAAAAGTGAAAATATAggcttcattttctcttctattagcAACAGCTGTTTAGCACAAATTAGCAATACTGCTCAAAGATGCAATAAGATGCAATACCACTCAAAACTTAATGTTTCTCTGTAGTGTCCCTGCAAGTGCACAAGGATGCAGTTATAAAAACTGATTAGGCACTATTTTATGCAACAAATACAATGATGCAAGGGAAATGACAGTAGAGAAAGCACACGTATgtcaacaaatattttttttgtgtgtgtgtatgtgtatagaTGCACTAGCGATGTACAGTCGACCACAAAAATTTTTGAAACAATGGTTCTTCGGCAAGTGTGGATCTACGCTCTGGTAAGGCAATGCACGCTTTGAACTTCACAAAAAACAGTGTCAAACGCATACAAACTGATCGAAATACTGATTTTGAGGCCACAATCCCATGTCTCGAACACGTGTGGCGGACTGTGACGTAAAAACAGCACGGCAGTACAAGGAAGCTAGTGCTACAAAAGTACACCTGCATAAATTAGCAACCGACAAAGCAAACCGAAATAGTGTCAGAAGAAAGTTTTGAGCAAACGCACTTTCCCCAAATCAGAACAATTATTGTGCAAAGCATGTTACGCTGTTTCGGAGCTGGCACAACAACACGCAAAAGCAGTGTTGATGCACTAGCACTGCAGTCGGATagaacttaagaaggcaggacaGGAAGATGATTGAaatgcggcagccgattgcctccgcaacTAAAGAAATAGCCCCATACATTTTTGGCCATGTTCCTGAACAGCGGAGGCACTGGCCTCCGCTGTCAGCATAAGAGTGCGCTCATATTCATTAAACTTTGAGAAGAAAATGCAGCAGAAACGCTGCTACCTTataataaagttgtatccgacttcTGACACACTGCCAAGGTGCTGCTCTCCCAAAGAAAGCCCAGCAAGATTTTGTGTTGAAAAAGCCATGCTTCAGCATAGAGAGGATTCATCTTATGTACAGGTGAAACATGTAAGCAAACCAACATGATCTTTAAGAGGCTGGGCTGACTTCAACCCTGTGACAACATTTGCCGAAAGACAGAGGCTCAAATGTAAATTCCACATTAGCAGCACGTTTCTTTCCTCAGACTGTTGCTATGAAAACGGTCCACAGAAACACGTTTCTTGCGCTACTATATTTTCTTCAAATTTTAGcaatgccaccccccccccctacgtggGCATGCCACTATATTTTGGTACAGTTCCAGAAGTGCAAAATGAAAGATGGTAGGGAACATGTTCATGCATGTGCCTCGTGTTTGCACATTTGCACGTGAAATATATGTACCAGTAGTGTACACACTAAGTATGCAAGTGATGTGGGTGCATATGTATATAATCGAGGGCGCATtctttttttcagccatatttatgTACACATGTACATGTGTTCTATCTTTCACACTCGATGTCAGAATGCTGTCACTCAAACTTACTGTTTCTTTCATCTGCCAACAAAACAGCTGGTGGCATCACATTATCCTAGTTCAGACCATTATGGCTGACCAAATGTCAATGATGTTTCTTTTTCCAGCCCGAGAAGTTCGGCAGAAGGGGAGAAGTGTCGGGCACTCTCATAACGGCAGTGCTAACTGTTTGGACAAACGGCTCATGCACTGCTATTCTAACAGGAAAAAAGTATGTCTCGAAAACGTTGAAGGCTCTATCAACGCTGATGCCAGGCACCACCTGTGCACAAACAACAAAAGCTCTCATGCATGCCCCGAGCATGCTTTTAAAGTCACACTCCCACTTCAGTAAATATGTGTGATGCCACAAAAAGTACAATCTGGATCAGCCAAACGGCAGGAAGAACCGGGAAAATATTCTCGGACGAATACTCAGTCTACGGCTGAAGGTGTTGCTTGCACAGAGCCGAACAAGCAGTCTTTACACAGAGCTACGGACGCTATTACCCGTAAATGGCGATGTGTCCGTCACTGGTAGTGCAAAGTGTCACGCGAGCGACTGTATTGCTACAAGTGAACCAAGGATAGTGTATGGCACATTCTCTCATGCGCACATCTAGTACTTACCTTAATTCCAAAATTATCCGTAATGCTCACTGATAACTTGCACCAAGAATTTCACCGACAACTTACGAACGCCTTATTGATAAAATTACGGACCCTTATTGGTATATGGATTCATGCTAATTTATTTTGTTGTGGATGTTTCATCAAAGCTTTACAAAAAGTGAATTCTCCCCTCTTCCAGTGTTTCATTCGATGAACTCGAATGATATTCTGAAGAGGCAGGATGTGCAATCCTGGTGGAATGGTTTATCGGTAAATAGTTTTCCTTTCCTGACGCATACAGCTGCAAGCTCTTCACAAATGACTTGACACGGCAAGTCGCTTTCACACGTAGTTTGAGAGTTGGGGGCATGACTGCACAGT
It encodes the following:
- the LOC119405114 gene encoding transcription elongation factor 1 homolog, producing the protein MGRRRSKRKPPPKRKNIEPLETQFNCPFCNHERSCEVKMDRQRNTGRITCRVCLEDFQTAINYLSEAIDVYSDWIDACESANQ